In Excalfactoria chinensis isolate bCotChi1 chromosome 3, bCotChi1.hap2, whole genome shotgun sequence, one DNA window encodes the following:
- the PAPOLG gene encoding poly(A) polymerase gamma isoform X2: MGNTDGTSMLQNQPQRHYGITPPFSLAPPKDIDYIHTQKLVEAMESFGVFEDEEELNHRLVVLCKLNNLVKEWIFELGESKNLPPSVVENVGGRIFTFGSYRLGVHTKGADIDALCVAPRHVERSDFFQSFFEKLKHQEEIKNLRAVEDAYVPVVKFEFDGIEIDLVFARLPVQTVSDNLDLRDDSHLRSLDIRCIRSLNGCRVTDEILQLVPNKENFQLALRVIKLWAKRRGIYSNMLGFLGGVSWAMLVARTCQLHPNALASTLVNKFFSIFSKWEWPNPVLLKQPEENNLNLPVWDPRVNPSDRYHVMPIITPAYPQQNSTYNVSTSTRAVVVEELKHGLAITNEILQGKSDWPKLFEQPNFFRKYKHYIVLTASTYTEEHHLEWVGLVESKIRVLVGNLERNKFINIAHVNPQSFPGNQEHCKQSHYVSMWFLGIVFRKLESAESIKVDLTYDIWSFTDAVYRQANNINMLKEDMKIETAYVKRKHLHYFLPAGTLQKRKKQSMLNISQNASGLWCKRASSNESLNSSRDNDSRTPYNSSSLSVISKLDTNTAETERSATIWRTNGANSREKVTHVAVSPVSKGISVPVIGSKMESAVAIRTSGPPSDCTIPTVIGHNAVSQLRTRFVQGHHELSGTQVTNPKGAVPKRPHSPASKECSKRSKDREKLIGQDSAFKSDGNPEDVKTRSTENVISGGFIQSRVDLGGRNRLVASIDTSRSQRLRSEELPDSSSPVPITSIRIVKRSIRLTFNQ; encoded by the exons ATGGGGAATACGGACGG TACTTCTATGCTGCAGAACCAGCCACAAAGGCACTATGGAATTACCCCTCCATTTAGCTTGGCTCCTCCAAAGGATATAGATTATATTCATACTCAGAAGCTAGTTGAAGCAATGGAGTCATTTGGAGTATTTGAAGATGAGGAGGAGTTGAATCACAG GCTAGTTGTTCTTTGTAAACTGAATAACTTGGTCAAAGAATGGATTTTTGAGCTTGGTGAGAGCAAG AACCTTCCCCCTTCAGTAGTAGAAAATGTTGGTGGCAGAATATTTACATTTGGTTCTTACAGGCTTGGAGTACACACCAAAG GTGCTGACATAGATGCTCTTTGTGTTGCTCCTAGACATGTGGAAAGATCAGATTTCTTTCAGTCATTCTTTGAAAAGCTAAAGCATCAGGAAGAGATAAAAAATCTAAGA GCAGTAGAAGATGCATACGTACCTGTTGTCAAGTTTGAGTTTGATGGCATCGAG ATTGATCTTGTGTTTGCAAGACTGCCTGTGCAAACTGTTTCTGATAATCTTGATCTCAGAGATGACTCACATCTGAGAAGCCTGGATATAAGATGTATACGGAGCTTAAATG GATGCAGAGTTACTGATGAAATACTACAACTAGTACCAAATAAGGAGAACTTTCAGCTCGCGCTCCGTGTGATTAAACTGTGGGCAAAAC GACGTGGTATTTATTCCAACATGCTGGGATTTCTTGGAGGGGTTTCTTGGGCAATGCTAGTAGCAAGAACATGTCAACTCCATCCAAATGCATTGGCTTCTACTCTTGTGAACAAGTTCTTCTCGATTTTTTCGAAATG gGAGTGGCCAAATCCTGTACTGCTGAAACAACCTGAAGAGAATAATCTTAATTTACCAGTATGGGATCCTAGG GTCAACCCATCAGACAGATACCATGTAATGCCGATCATCACCCCAGCCTATCCACAGCAGAACTCTACATACAATGTATCTACATCAACACGAGCTGTAGTGGTAGAGGAGCTCAaacatg GTCTCGCAATTACAAATGAGATTCTCCAAGGGAAGTCTGATTGGCCAAAGCTCTTTGAACAACCAAATTTCTTTCGGAAGTACAA ACATTATATTGTACTGACTGCTAGCACCTATACTGAAGAGCATCACTTAGAATG ggttggccttgttgaatctAAAATTCGTGTGCTGGTTGGAAACTTGGAAAGGaataaatttataaatattgCACATGTAAATCCACAATCTTTCCCTGGCAACCAAGAACACTGTAAACA GAGTCACTATGTGTCAATGTGGTTTCTGGGAATTGTATTTAGGAAATTGGAAAGTGCAGAAAGCATTAAGGTTGATTTAACATATGATATATGGTCATTCACAGATGCAG TTTACAGGCAAGCGAACAACATTAACATGCTAAAGGAAGATATGAAGATTGAGACAGCTTATGTGAAGAGAAAGCATCTCCATTATTTTTTGCCTGCAGGAAccttacaaaaaagaaagaag CAGAGCATGCTAAATATTAGTCAAAATGCTAGTGGGCTTTGGTGCAAAAGGGCCTCTTCAAATGAAAGCTTGAACAGTTCCAGAGACAACGACTCCAGGACACCATATAATTCATCTTCGTTAAGTGTGATATCTAAATTGGACACTAATACAGCAGAGACGGAAAG AAGTGCCACAATTTGGAGAACTAATGGTGCTAACAGTAGAGAGAAGGTGACTCATGTAGCTGTGTCACCAGTGTCCAAGGGGATCTCCGTTCCAGTTATTGGTTCAA AAATGGAGTCTGCAGTTGCCATAAGAACCTCAGGACCTCCATCTGACTGCACCATTCCTACAGTAATAGGACATAATGCAGTTTCTCAACTGAGAACACGTTTTGTCCAAGGACATCATGAACTAAGTGGGACTCAAGTTACAAATCCAAAGGGTGCTGTTCCTAAACGGCCTCATTCACCTGCCTCAAAAGAATGCTCCAAGAGAtccaaagacagagaaaag ttaaTTGGCCAGGATTCAGCCTTCAAAAGTGATGGTAATCCAGAAGATGTAAAGACAAGATctacagaaaatgtaatttcaggTGGTTTTATTCAAAGTAGA GTTGACCTCGGAGGAAGAAACAGGCTGGTTGCAAGTATTGATACATCAAGGTCACAG AGGCTTCGCAGTGAAGAACTACCAGACTCTTCATCTCCTGTTCCAATAACTAGTATTCGTATCGTTAAAAGATCCATCAGACTTACCTTTAACCAGTAA
- the PAPOLG gene encoding poly(A) polymerase gamma isoform X6, with amino-acid sequence MCRVRGCTSMLQNQPQRHYGITPPFSLAPPKDIDYIHTQKLVEAMESFGVFEDEEELNHRLVVLCKLNNLVKEWIFELGESKNLPPSVVENVGGRIFTFGSYRLGVHTKGADIDALCVAPRHVERSDFFQSFFEKLKHQEEIKNLRAVEDAYVPVVKFEFDGIEIDLVFARLPVQTVSDNLDLRDDSHLRSLDIRCIRSLNGCRVTDEILQLVPNKENFQLALRVIKLWAKRRGIYSNMLGFLGGVSWAMLVARTCQLHPNALASTLVNKFFSIFSKWEWPNPVLLKQPEENNLNLPVWDPRVNPSDRYHVMPIITPAYPQQNSTYNVSTSTRAVVVEELKHGLAITNEILQGKSDWPKLFEQPNFFRKYKHYIVLTASTYTEEHHLEWVGLVESKIRVLVGNLERNKFINIAHVNPQSFPGNQEHCKQSHYVSMWFLGIVFRKLESAESIKVDLTYDIWSFTDAVYRQANNINMLKEDMKIETAYVKRKHLHYFLPAGTLQKRKKQSMLNISQNASGLWCKRASSNESLNSSRDNDSRTPYNSSSLSVISKLDTNTAETERSATIWRTNGANSREKVTHVAVSPVSKGISVPVIGSKMESAVAIRTSGPPSDCTIPTVIGHNAVSQLRTRFVQGHHELSGTQVTNPKGAVPKRPHSPASKECSKRSKDREKLIGQDSAFKSDGNPEDVKTRSTENVDLGGRNRLVASIDTSRSQRLRSEELPDSSSPVPITSIRIVKRSIRLTFNQ; translated from the exons ATGTGTCGTGTGAGGGGCTG TACTTCTATGCTGCAGAACCAGCCACAAAGGCACTATGGAATTACCCCTCCATTTAGCTTGGCTCCTCCAAAGGATATAGATTATATTCATACTCAGAAGCTAGTTGAAGCAATGGAGTCATTTGGAGTATTTGAAGATGAGGAGGAGTTGAATCACAG GCTAGTTGTTCTTTGTAAACTGAATAACTTGGTCAAAGAATGGATTTTTGAGCTTGGTGAGAGCAAG AACCTTCCCCCTTCAGTAGTAGAAAATGTTGGTGGCAGAATATTTACATTTGGTTCTTACAGGCTTGGAGTACACACCAAAG GTGCTGACATAGATGCTCTTTGTGTTGCTCCTAGACATGTGGAAAGATCAGATTTCTTTCAGTCATTCTTTGAAAAGCTAAAGCATCAGGAAGAGATAAAAAATCTAAGA GCAGTAGAAGATGCATACGTACCTGTTGTCAAGTTTGAGTTTGATGGCATCGAG ATTGATCTTGTGTTTGCAAGACTGCCTGTGCAAACTGTTTCTGATAATCTTGATCTCAGAGATGACTCACATCTGAGAAGCCTGGATATAAGATGTATACGGAGCTTAAATG GATGCAGAGTTACTGATGAAATACTACAACTAGTACCAAATAAGGAGAACTTTCAGCTCGCGCTCCGTGTGATTAAACTGTGGGCAAAAC GACGTGGTATTTATTCCAACATGCTGGGATTTCTTGGAGGGGTTTCTTGGGCAATGCTAGTAGCAAGAACATGTCAACTCCATCCAAATGCATTGGCTTCTACTCTTGTGAACAAGTTCTTCTCGATTTTTTCGAAATG gGAGTGGCCAAATCCTGTACTGCTGAAACAACCTGAAGAGAATAATCTTAATTTACCAGTATGGGATCCTAGG GTCAACCCATCAGACAGATACCATGTAATGCCGATCATCACCCCAGCCTATCCACAGCAGAACTCTACATACAATGTATCTACATCAACACGAGCTGTAGTGGTAGAGGAGCTCAaacatg GTCTCGCAATTACAAATGAGATTCTCCAAGGGAAGTCTGATTGGCCAAAGCTCTTTGAACAACCAAATTTCTTTCGGAAGTACAA ACATTATATTGTACTGACTGCTAGCACCTATACTGAAGAGCATCACTTAGAATG ggttggccttgttgaatctAAAATTCGTGTGCTGGTTGGAAACTTGGAAAGGaataaatttataaatattgCACATGTAAATCCACAATCTTTCCCTGGCAACCAAGAACACTGTAAACA GAGTCACTATGTGTCAATGTGGTTTCTGGGAATTGTATTTAGGAAATTGGAAAGTGCAGAAAGCATTAAGGTTGATTTAACATATGATATATGGTCATTCACAGATGCAG TTTACAGGCAAGCGAACAACATTAACATGCTAAAGGAAGATATGAAGATTGAGACAGCTTATGTGAAGAGAAAGCATCTCCATTATTTTTTGCCTGCAGGAAccttacaaaaaagaaagaag CAGAGCATGCTAAATATTAGTCAAAATGCTAGTGGGCTTTGGTGCAAAAGGGCCTCTTCAAATGAAAGCTTGAACAGTTCCAGAGACAACGACTCCAGGACACCATATAATTCATCTTCGTTAAGTGTGATATCTAAATTGGACACTAATACAGCAGAGACGGAAAG AAGTGCCACAATTTGGAGAACTAATGGTGCTAACAGTAGAGAGAAGGTGACTCATGTAGCTGTGTCACCAGTGTCCAAGGGGATCTCCGTTCCAGTTATTGGTTCAA AAATGGAGTCTGCAGTTGCCATAAGAACCTCAGGACCTCCATCTGACTGCACCATTCCTACAGTAATAGGACATAATGCAGTTTCTCAACTGAGAACACGTTTTGTCCAAGGACATCATGAACTAAGTGGGACTCAAGTTACAAATCCAAAGGGTGCTGTTCCTAAACGGCCTCATTCACCTGCCTCAAAAGAATGCTCCAAGAGAtccaaagacagagaaaag ttaaTTGGCCAGGATTCAGCCTTCAAAAGTGATGGTAATCCAGAAGATGTAAAGACAAGATctacagaaaat GTTGACCTCGGAGGAAGAAACAGGCTGGTTGCAAGTATTGATACATCAAGGTCACAG AGGCTTCGCAGTGAAGAACTACCAGACTCTTCATCTCCTGTTCCAATAACTAGTATTCGTATCGTTAAAAGATCCATCAGACTTACCTTTAACCAGTAA
- the PAPOLG gene encoding poly(A) polymerase gamma isoform X1 — protein MCRVRGCTSMLQNQPQRHYGITPPFSLAPPKDIDYIHTQKLVEAMESFGVFEDEEELNHRLVVLCKLNNLVKEWIFELGESKNLPPSVVENVGGRIFTFGSYRLGVHTKGADIDALCVAPRHVERSDFFQSFFEKLKHQEEIKNLRAVEDAYVPVVKFEFDGIEIDLVFARLPVQTVSDNLDLRDDSHLRSLDIRCIRSLNGCRVTDEILQLVPNKENFQLALRVIKLWAKRRGIYSNMLGFLGGVSWAMLVARTCQLHPNALASTLVNKFFSIFSKWEWPNPVLLKQPEENNLNLPVWDPRVNPSDRYHVMPIITPAYPQQNSTYNVSTSTRAVVVEELKHGLAITNEILQGKSDWPKLFEQPNFFRKYKHYIVLTASTYTEEHHLEWVGLVESKIRVLVGNLERNKFINIAHVNPQSFPGNQEHCKQSHYVSMWFLGIVFRKLESAESIKVDLTYDIWSFTDAVYRQANNINMLKEDMKIETAYVKRKHLHYFLPAGTLQKRKKQSMLNISQNASGLWCKRASSNESLNSSRDNDSRTPYNSSSLSVISKLDTNTAETERSATIWRTNGANSREKVTHVAVSPVSKGISVPVIGSKMESAVAIRTSGPPSDCTIPTVIGHNAVSQLRTRFVQGHHELSGTQVTNPKGAVPKRPHSPASKECSKRSKDREKLIGQDSAFKSDGNPEDVKTRSTENVISGGFIQSRVDLGGRNRLVASIDTSRSQRLRSEELPDSSSPVPITSIRIVKRSIRLTFNQ, from the exons ATGTGTCGTGTGAGGGGCTG TACTTCTATGCTGCAGAACCAGCCACAAAGGCACTATGGAATTACCCCTCCATTTAGCTTGGCTCCTCCAAAGGATATAGATTATATTCATACTCAGAAGCTAGTTGAAGCAATGGAGTCATTTGGAGTATTTGAAGATGAGGAGGAGTTGAATCACAG GCTAGTTGTTCTTTGTAAACTGAATAACTTGGTCAAAGAATGGATTTTTGAGCTTGGTGAGAGCAAG AACCTTCCCCCTTCAGTAGTAGAAAATGTTGGTGGCAGAATATTTACATTTGGTTCTTACAGGCTTGGAGTACACACCAAAG GTGCTGACATAGATGCTCTTTGTGTTGCTCCTAGACATGTGGAAAGATCAGATTTCTTTCAGTCATTCTTTGAAAAGCTAAAGCATCAGGAAGAGATAAAAAATCTAAGA GCAGTAGAAGATGCATACGTACCTGTTGTCAAGTTTGAGTTTGATGGCATCGAG ATTGATCTTGTGTTTGCAAGACTGCCTGTGCAAACTGTTTCTGATAATCTTGATCTCAGAGATGACTCACATCTGAGAAGCCTGGATATAAGATGTATACGGAGCTTAAATG GATGCAGAGTTACTGATGAAATACTACAACTAGTACCAAATAAGGAGAACTTTCAGCTCGCGCTCCGTGTGATTAAACTGTGGGCAAAAC GACGTGGTATTTATTCCAACATGCTGGGATTTCTTGGAGGGGTTTCTTGGGCAATGCTAGTAGCAAGAACATGTCAACTCCATCCAAATGCATTGGCTTCTACTCTTGTGAACAAGTTCTTCTCGATTTTTTCGAAATG gGAGTGGCCAAATCCTGTACTGCTGAAACAACCTGAAGAGAATAATCTTAATTTACCAGTATGGGATCCTAGG GTCAACCCATCAGACAGATACCATGTAATGCCGATCATCACCCCAGCCTATCCACAGCAGAACTCTACATACAATGTATCTACATCAACACGAGCTGTAGTGGTAGAGGAGCTCAaacatg GTCTCGCAATTACAAATGAGATTCTCCAAGGGAAGTCTGATTGGCCAAAGCTCTTTGAACAACCAAATTTCTTTCGGAAGTACAA ACATTATATTGTACTGACTGCTAGCACCTATACTGAAGAGCATCACTTAGAATG ggttggccttgttgaatctAAAATTCGTGTGCTGGTTGGAAACTTGGAAAGGaataaatttataaatattgCACATGTAAATCCACAATCTTTCCCTGGCAACCAAGAACACTGTAAACA GAGTCACTATGTGTCAATGTGGTTTCTGGGAATTGTATTTAGGAAATTGGAAAGTGCAGAAAGCATTAAGGTTGATTTAACATATGATATATGGTCATTCACAGATGCAG TTTACAGGCAAGCGAACAACATTAACATGCTAAAGGAAGATATGAAGATTGAGACAGCTTATGTGAAGAGAAAGCATCTCCATTATTTTTTGCCTGCAGGAAccttacaaaaaagaaagaag CAGAGCATGCTAAATATTAGTCAAAATGCTAGTGGGCTTTGGTGCAAAAGGGCCTCTTCAAATGAAAGCTTGAACAGTTCCAGAGACAACGACTCCAGGACACCATATAATTCATCTTCGTTAAGTGTGATATCTAAATTGGACACTAATACAGCAGAGACGGAAAG AAGTGCCACAATTTGGAGAACTAATGGTGCTAACAGTAGAGAGAAGGTGACTCATGTAGCTGTGTCACCAGTGTCCAAGGGGATCTCCGTTCCAGTTATTGGTTCAA AAATGGAGTCTGCAGTTGCCATAAGAACCTCAGGACCTCCATCTGACTGCACCATTCCTACAGTAATAGGACATAATGCAGTTTCTCAACTGAGAACACGTTTTGTCCAAGGACATCATGAACTAAGTGGGACTCAAGTTACAAATCCAAAGGGTGCTGTTCCTAAACGGCCTCATTCACCTGCCTCAAAAGAATGCTCCAAGAGAtccaaagacagagaaaag ttaaTTGGCCAGGATTCAGCCTTCAAAAGTGATGGTAATCCAGAAGATGTAAAGACAAGATctacagaaaatgtaatttcaggTGGTTTTATTCAAAGTAGA GTTGACCTCGGAGGAAGAAACAGGCTGGTTGCAAGTATTGATACATCAAGGTCACAG AGGCTTCGCAGTGAAGAACTACCAGACTCTTCATCTCCTGTTCCAATAACTAGTATTCGTATCGTTAAAAGATCCATCAGACTTACCTTTAACCAGTAA
- the PAPOLG gene encoding poly(A) polymerase gamma isoform X7, whose product MCRVRGCTSMLQNQPQRHYGITPPFSLAPPKDIDYIHTQKLVEAMESFGVFEDEEELNHRLVVLCKLNNLVKEWIFELGESKNLPPSVVENVGGRIFTFGSYRLGVHTKGADIDALCVAPRHVERSDFFQSFFEKLKHQEEIKNLRAVEDAYVPVVKFEFDGIEIDLVFARLPVQTVSDNLDLRDDSHLRSLDIRCIRSLNGCRVTDEILQLVPNKENFQLALRVIKLWAKRRGIYSNMLGFLGGVSWAMLVARTCQLHPNALASTLVNKFFSIFSKWEWPNPVLLKQPEENNLNLPVWDPRVNPSDRYHVMPIITPAYPQQNSTYNVSTSTRAVVVEELKHGLAITNEILQGKSDWPKLFEQPNFFRKYKHYIVLTASTYTEEHHLEWVGLVESKIRVLVGNLERNKFINIAHVNPQSFPGNQEHCKQSHYVSMWFLGIVFRKLESAESIKVDLTYDIWSFTDAVYRQANNINMLKEDMKIETAYVKRKHLHYFLPAGTLQKRKKQSMLNISQNASGLWCKRASSNESLNSSRDNDSRTPYNSSSLSVISKLDTNTAETERSATIWRTNGANSREKVTHVAVSPVSKGISVPVIGSKMESAVAIRTSGPPSDCTIPTVIGHNAVSQLRTRFVQGHHELSGTQVTNPKGAVPKRPHSPASKECSKRSKDREKVDLGGRNRLVASIDTSRSQRLRSEELPDSSSPVPITSIRIVKRSIRLTFNQ is encoded by the exons ATGTGTCGTGTGAGGGGCTG TACTTCTATGCTGCAGAACCAGCCACAAAGGCACTATGGAATTACCCCTCCATTTAGCTTGGCTCCTCCAAAGGATATAGATTATATTCATACTCAGAAGCTAGTTGAAGCAATGGAGTCATTTGGAGTATTTGAAGATGAGGAGGAGTTGAATCACAG GCTAGTTGTTCTTTGTAAACTGAATAACTTGGTCAAAGAATGGATTTTTGAGCTTGGTGAGAGCAAG AACCTTCCCCCTTCAGTAGTAGAAAATGTTGGTGGCAGAATATTTACATTTGGTTCTTACAGGCTTGGAGTACACACCAAAG GTGCTGACATAGATGCTCTTTGTGTTGCTCCTAGACATGTGGAAAGATCAGATTTCTTTCAGTCATTCTTTGAAAAGCTAAAGCATCAGGAAGAGATAAAAAATCTAAGA GCAGTAGAAGATGCATACGTACCTGTTGTCAAGTTTGAGTTTGATGGCATCGAG ATTGATCTTGTGTTTGCAAGACTGCCTGTGCAAACTGTTTCTGATAATCTTGATCTCAGAGATGACTCACATCTGAGAAGCCTGGATATAAGATGTATACGGAGCTTAAATG GATGCAGAGTTACTGATGAAATACTACAACTAGTACCAAATAAGGAGAACTTTCAGCTCGCGCTCCGTGTGATTAAACTGTGGGCAAAAC GACGTGGTATTTATTCCAACATGCTGGGATTTCTTGGAGGGGTTTCTTGGGCAATGCTAGTAGCAAGAACATGTCAACTCCATCCAAATGCATTGGCTTCTACTCTTGTGAACAAGTTCTTCTCGATTTTTTCGAAATG gGAGTGGCCAAATCCTGTACTGCTGAAACAACCTGAAGAGAATAATCTTAATTTACCAGTATGGGATCCTAGG GTCAACCCATCAGACAGATACCATGTAATGCCGATCATCACCCCAGCCTATCCACAGCAGAACTCTACATACAATGTATCTACATCAACACGAGCTGTAGTGGTAGAGGAGCTCAaacatg GTCTCGCAATTACAAATGAGATTCTCCAAGGGAAGTCTGATTGGCCAAAGCTCTTTGAACAACCAAATTTCTTTCGGAAGTACAA ACATTATATTGTACTGACTGCTAGCACCTATACTGAAGAGCATCACTTAGAATG ggttggccttgttgaatctAAAATTCGTGTGCTGGTTGGAAACTTGGAAAGGaataaatttataaatattgCACATGTAAATCCACAATCTTTCCCTGGCAACCAAGAACACTGTAAACA GAGTCACTATGTGTCAATGTGGTTTCTGGGAATTGTATTTAGGAAATTGGAAAGTGCAGAAAGCATTAAGGTTGATTTAACATATGATATATGGTCATTCACAGATGCAG TTTACAGGCAAGCGAACAACATTAACATGCTAAAGGAAGATATGAAGATTGAGACAGCTTATGTGAAGAGAAAGCATCTCCATTATTTTTTGCCTGCAGGAAccttacaaaaaagaaagaag CAGAGCATGCTAAATATTAGTCAAAATGCTAGTGGGCTTTGGTGCAAAAGGGCCTCTTCAAATGAAAGCTTGAACAGTTCCAGAGACAACGACTCCAGGACACCATATAATTCATCTTCGTTAAGTGTGATATCTAAATTGGACACTAATACAGCAGAGACGGAAAG AAGTGCCACAATTTGGAGAACTAATGGTGCTAACAGTAGAGAGAAGGTGACTCATGTAGCTGTGTCACCAGTGTCCAAGGGGATCTCCGTTCCAGTTATTGGTTCAA AAATGGAGTCTGCAGTTGCCATAAGAACCTCAGGACCTCCATCTGACTGCACCATTCCTACAGTAATAGGACATAATGCAGTTTCTCAACTGAGAACACGTTTTGTCCAAGGACATCATGAACTAAGTGGGACTCAAGTTACAAATCCAAAGGGTGCTGTTCCTAAACGGCCTCATTCACCTGCCTCAAAAGAATGCTCCAAGAGAtccaaagacagagaaaag GTTGACCTCGGAGGAAGAAACAGGCTGGTTGCAAGTATTGATACATCAAGGTCACAG AGGCTTCGCAGTGAAGAACTACCAGACTCTTCATCTCCTGTTCCAATAACTAGTATTCGTATCGTTAAAAGATCCATCAGACTTACCTTTAACCAGTAA